Proteins from one Drosophila gunungcola strain Sukarami chromosome 3R, Dgunungcola_SK_2, whole genome shotgun sequence genomic window:
- the LOC128260756 gene encoding LOW QUALITY PROTEIN: dynein axonemal assembly factor 5 (The sequence of the model RefSeq protein was modified relative to this genomic sequence to represent the inferred CDS: inserted 1 base in 1 codon) produces the protein MSFEIDAQQICEQLEGTDRRQKTKVLEELRDLCQNAPDNISTEKMAESFDQLYLHLLKSYDDRFESVRDHAVQAVNAFLERLPPMDFHLLNVVSTLSERMGKAETVEPSEEIRLLYIGQLNLMVCQYAKMGNVGVFRECYPQVVKILIKSIKDDYPLVQREGCSTLVNLARVADTREVRPFTESLLVALYGMLNHKHAQARISAIEAIGRLSLHMDASGEGMRRXFNEVSPLLMDTMPLVRREVGQMGILMLMELLDRYSFFERILPLVLCCLKDDSPEVLNHIHPQWLKCGKLYFEENEAELSQQEISDLPAENYPKGVKRPTIGCRGLVQRSLRLLQLITRETGDWKDNVRLHALKLLYQFVLHAEAAMTAKFFEIYGDLAHACIDPVAEVNAEAAKVADLMGRLLSYDAWIDHGFDGLERNARESYMRCFYHMFTSSLGGSYDQLMQLAKLLRSTDYSHTLKPGFQLYILKLLDTILDKSLKINAGQDELQDLYESVYVSGIKVMALSYSLSGSGNEDVTQGKALIERIVKLEQISEAKLHERWFHLALKDVENLDAALEDNAEPVMLLDGLINLCLIRDTYIADLMEKVKLVFEHCCDSAQVKVFSSLSVAALLWSKTMDIERERSTQILSHFISQIVEPYLTWKAGSNAEAMRSLAMATLCALAQGAESEAVEVLPSLAKHMPSLLEDRNVTTRHYAIKAIVYFREMSVEDLKPLAYATMQRMDDPSAGIRVLAALAVGKLKPKFSDLEKEAEHEKEVWDAFVKRAMDLLLLYHESPEKDIKAAAEVTLKVLAQSHPEAWEERYQRALAMAYKKDQLDELYKKLTIKNVPQSETTTS, from the exons ATGAGCTTTGAGATTGATGCTCAGCAGATTTGTGAGCAGCTGGAGGGCACTGACCGTCGCCAAAAGACCAAGGTCCTGGAGGAACTACGCGATCTGTGCCAAAATGCCCCCGATAACATTAGCACCGAGAAAATGGCCGAGAGCTTCGATCAACTGTATCTGCATCTACTGAAATCCTACGACGATCGCTTCGAAAGTGTTCGCGATCACGCCGTCCAGGCTGTAAATGCTTTTCTGGAGCGCCTGCCGCCCATGGACTTCCACCTGCTGAATGTGGTTTCCACTCTGTCGGAGCGAATGGGGAAAGCCGAGACCGTGGAGCCCAGCGAGGAAATTCGCCTGCTCTACATCGGCCAACTGAATTTGATGGTTTGCCAGTATGCAAAGATGGGAAATGTGGGCGTTTTCAGGGAGTGCTATCCGCAAGTGGTCAAGATACTGATCAAATCCATCAAGGATGACTATCCACTGGTTCAGCGCGAAGGATGTTCCACCTTGGTGAATCTAGCTCGGGTGGCTGATACCCGGGAAGTACGTCCATTCACCGAATCACTGCTTGTAGCACTGTACGGGATGCTGAATCACAAACATGCCCAGGCCAGGATTTCGGCGATTGAAGCCATCGGCAGATTGAGTCTGCACATGGACGCCAGTGGTGAGGGAATGAGGA CTTTTAACGAGGTCTCCCCTCTGCTTATGGACACAATGCCTTTGGTTCGCCGTGAAGTGGGACAGATGGGTATTCTTATGCTAATGGAATTGTTAGATCGCTACTCCTTCTTTGAGCGAATCTTACCCTTGGTTTTGTGCTGCCTGAAGGACGACTCGCCGGAGGTTCTGAATCACATTCACCCCCAGTGGCTCAAGTGCGGCAAACTGTATTTCGAAGAAAACGAAGCCGAGTTGAGCCAACAGGAGATTAGCGATCTCCCGGCGGAGAATTACCCAAAAGGTGTCAAGCGTCCCACAATTGGATGCCGTGGTTTGGTGCAACGTTCTCTGAGGTTGTTGCAACTTATAACCCGAGAAACAGGCGATTGGAAGGACAACGTACGTTTGCATGCCCTAAAACTGCTTtatcaatttgttttgcatGCTGAGGCCGCGATGACTGCCAAATTCTTTGAAATTTATGGCGATTTGGCCCATGCCTGTATCGATCCTGTGGCAGAAGTCAATGCTGAAGCGGCCAAGGTGGCCGACTTGATGGGTCGACTATTGTCCTACGATGCCTGGATTGATCATGGCTTCGATGGATTGGAACGTAATGCCCGGGAGTCCTATATGAGATGCTTCTACCACATGTTCACCTCTTCTTTGGGCGGCAGCTACGATCAGTTGATGCAGTTGGCAAAGCTTCTTCGCAGCACCGACTATTCGCACACCCTGAAGCCAGGTTTCCAGCTATACATACTCAAACTTTTGGATACCATACTGGACAAATCGCTGAAGATCAATGCCGGACAGGATGAGCTGCAGGACCTCTACGAGTCTGTCTATGTGAGTGGTATTAAAGTAATGGCTCTATCATATTCCCTCAGCGGAAGCGGAAATGAAGATGTTACTCAGGGGAAAGCGCTGATCGAAAGAATCGTGAAACTTGAACAAATTTCGGAGGCAAAACTCCACGAACGTTGGTTCCATTTGGCCCTGAAGGATGTGGAGAATCTGGATGCTGCTTTGGAAGATAATGCGGAACCCGTGATGCTGCTCGATGGTTTGATAAATTTGTGCCTCATTCGAGACACTTACATAGCCGATCTTATGGAAAAGGTGAAACTGGTCTTTGAGCACTGCTGCGATAGTGCTCAAGTCAAAGTCTTTAGCAGTCTCTCGGTGGCAGCGCTATTGTGGTCGAAAACCATGGACATAGAACGTGAGCGCAGCACTCAAATATTGAGTCATTTTATATCGCAAATTGTGGAACCCTATTTGACTTGGAAAGCTGGATCGAATGCCGAGGCCATGAGATCCTTGGCCATGGCAACACTATGTGCATTGGCGCAGGGCGCTGAGTCGGAAGCTGTGGAAGTTTTACCCTCACTAGCCAAACACATGCCTAGTCTTCTCGAAGATCGTAATGTCACCACACGTCATTATGCCATCAAGGCGATAGTTTACTTCCGTGAAatgtctgtggaggacttaaAACCATTAGCTTATGCCACCATGCAGCGCATGGATGATCCCTCGGCTGGTATTCGTGTCCTGGCTGCCTTGGCTGTGGGTAAATTAAAGCCCAAATTCAGTGATTTGGAGAAGGAAGCGGAACACGAAAAGGAGGTTTGGGATGCTTTCGTTAAGCGTGCCATGGATCTGCTTTTGCTCTACCACGAAAGCCCAGAAAAGGACATTAAAGCCGCTGCTGAGGTAACCCTCAAGGTCCTGGCCCAATCTCATCCAGAGGCCTGGGAGGAGCGATATCAACGAGCCTTAGCTATGGCTTACAAAAAGGATCAGCTAGATGAACTCTACAAGAAGCTTACCATCAAAAACGTACCACAATCAGAAACTACAACATCCTAA